In one Scomber japonicus isolate fScoJap1 chromosome 6, fScoJap1.pri, whole genome shotgun sequence genomic region, the following are encoded:
- the traf4a gene encoding TNF receptor-associated factor 4a, with protein MPGFDYKFLEKPKRRFQCPLCSKAMREPVQVSTCGHRFCDTCLQEFLSEGVFKCPEDQLPLDYAKIYPDPELEQQILALPIRCIHSEEGCRWTGQMKQLQGHFSTCAFNVIPCPNRCSVKLTRRDLPDHLQHDCPKRKVKCEFCGSEFTGEAYENHQGVCPQESVYCENKCGARMMRRLLSQHSMAECPKRTQPCKYCGKEFVFDTIQNHQYHCPRFPVQCPNQCGTPNIAREDLANHVKDNCGSALVLCPFKDAGCKHRCPKLAIGRHLEDTTKSHLTMMCNLVGRQRQEILELRREMEELSVSHDGVLIWKLNDYSRKLQEAKLRSNHEFFSPPFYTHRYGYKLQVSAFLNGNGSGEGSHLSVYIRVLPGEYDNLLEWPFSYKVTFSILDQSDPSLSKPQHITETFNPDPNWKNFQKPSSTRNSLDESTLGFGYPKFISHEEIKKRNYIRDNCIFVKASIEIPQKIMA; from the exons TGAGGGTGTCTTCAAGTGTCCAGAGGACCAGCTGCCATTGGACTATGCCAAG atCTACCCGGACCCAGAGCTGGAGCAGCAGATCTTGGCGCTACCCATCCGTTGCATCCACAGTGAGGAGGGCTGCCGCTGGACCGGCCAGATGAAACAGCTGCAG GGCCACTTCTCCACCTGCGCCTTCAATGTGATACCCTGCCCCAACCGCTGCTCCGTCAAGCTGACGCGCCGCGACTTGCCCGACCACCTGCAGCACGATTGCCCCAAGCGCAAGGTCAAGTGCGAGTTTTGTGGCAGCGAGTTCACCGGTGAAGCCTATGAG AACCACCAGGGTGTGTGTCCTCAGGAGAGTGTTTACTGTGAGAACAAGTGCGGGGCGAGGATGATGCGTCGTCTGCTGTCCCAACACAGCATGGCGGAGTGTCCCAAACGGACACAGCCCTGCAAGTACTGCGGAAAAGAGTTTGTCTTTGACACAATCCAG AACCACCAGTACCACTGCCCTCGCTTTCCTGTCCAGTGCCCAAATCAGTGCGGCACACCCAACATTGCCCGCGAAGATCTGGCTAACCATGTGAAAGACAACTGCGGCAGTGCGCTCGTTCTCTGCCCTTTCAAAGACGCTGGCTGCAAACATAGG TGCCCCAAACTGGCTATCGGTCGTCACCTGGAAGACACCACGAAGTCTCACCTCACTATGATGTGTAATCTGGTGGGCCGTCAGCGGCAGGAGATCCTGGAGCTGcggagggagatggaggaactATCCGTCAGCCATGACGGCGTTCTCATCTGGAAACTCAACGACTACTCCCGCAAACTCCAGGAGGCCAAACTCCGAAGCAACCACGAGTTCTTCAGTCCGCCCTTCTACACTCACCGCTATGGCTACAAGCTTCAAGTCTCGGCTTTCCTGAATGGGAACGGCAGCGGCGAGGGTTCTCACCTCTCTGTCTATATCCGCGTGCTGCCTGGAGAATACGACAACCTGCTGGAATGGCCCTTCTCCTACAAGGTGACATTCTCCATCCTGGACCAGAGTGACCCTTCGCTTTCCAAACCCCAGCACATCACTGAGACCTTCAACCCCGATCCCAACTGGAAGAATTTCCAGAAGCCCAGCAGCACCCGCAACTCGCTGGACGAGAGCACCCTGGGCTTCGGCTACCCCAAGTTCATCTCGCATGAAGAGATCAAGAAGAGGAACTACATCCGAGACAACTGCATCTTTGTCAAGGCTTCTATAGAGATTCCCCAGAAGATAATGGCTTAA